Proteins from a genomic interval of Ptychodera flava strain L36383 chromosome 7, AS_Pfla_20210202, whole genome shotgun sequence:
- the LOC139136977 gene encoding C-type lectin domain family 19 member A-like has translation MGRLCLLLAAVIGISFVYSQSCPKYWFGFDGYCYRYFTALNSWRAAQDICATYGANLASIHGDEENSFIHKLQGSCLNNIFWIGLSDEENEGDFRWIDGTELVYSNWNPGEPDNYLDQDCVVFGGTTGEAPWKWNDTFCSDNHHFVCKWLLP, from the exons ATGGGTCGGCTGTGTTTACTCTTAGCTGCTGTCATCGGAATATCATTTGTTTATAGTC AATCCTGTCCGAAATATTGGTTTGGTTTTGACGGCTACTGCTATCGCTACTTCACCGCCCTAAACAGCTGGAGGGCCGCTCAAGATATCTGCGCTACCTACGGTGCCAACCTCGCATCGATTCATGGCGATGAAGAGAACAGTTTCATCCACAAACTGCAAGGCTCCTGCTTGAATAACATCTTTTGGATTGGACTTAGCGATGAGGAAAAC GAAGGAGACTTCCGTTGGATTGATGGTACGGAGTTAGTTTACTCCAACTGGAATCCTGGAGAACCTGACAACTACCTCGACCAGGACTGCGTGGTATTCGGCGGAACCACCGGTGAAGCTC CTTGGAAATGGAACGACACGTTTTGTTCGGATAACCACCACTTCGTCTGCAAATGGTTGCTGCCCTAG
- the LOC139136156 gene encoding C-type lectin domain family 19 member A-like, whose protein sequence is MSAFRGPLLVVLLTIAAGIQAQNCPLRWVEYQGHCYRYFTGEAEWTSAQNICKSYGANLASIHSNEENDLVYKLQGCGDNRFWIGLNDRDFEGNFVWIDGTPVTYTNWHDGEPNDSGIGGEDCVEVDGSRSDPWKWNDNSCGNEKPFVCKI, encoded by the exons ATGTCTGCGTTCAGAGGTCCGCTGCTAGTTGTACTGTTGACCATAGCTGCCGGAATACAGGCCC agaactgCCCCTTACGATGGGTAGAGTATCAGGGACACTGCTATCGCTACTTTACCGGGGAGGCGGAATGGACGTCCGCCCAGAACATTTGTAAGTCGTACGGAGCAAACCTGGCGTCGATTCACTCCAACGAAGAGAACGACCTCGTCTACAAACTGCAAGGATGTGGTGACAACAGATTTTGGATTGGATTAAATGACAGAGACTTT GAGGGTAACTTTGTCTGGATTGACGGCACGCCGGTGACGTACACCAATTGGCACGACGGGGAACCCAATGACAGTGGTATCGGTGGAGAGGACTGCGTTGAGGTGGACGGATCTAGGTCAG ATCCGTGGAAATGGAACGACAATTCATGTGGTAATGAGAAACCGTTtgtctgcaaaatttga